In Nitrosarchaeum koreense MY1, one genomic interval encodes:
- a CDS encoding phosphoadenylyl-sulfate reductase, giving the protein MKKFTQEQVDELNSKIKTTEEALRWVSDNLHPRVAKASSFGAEDAVIMDIMHKINPKFRFFTLDTGRLPQETYDIMDIVRKKYNITIEVLFPDTKEVEDMVKEKGINLFYESVENRKLCCEIRKVHPINRILSTLDGWITGLRRDQTEVRKDVNIFQIDHGHGGILKINPIIDWTWEQIQDYIKKNNLPYNKLLDKGYPSIGCEPCTRAIKPGEDLRAGRWWWEQGEHKECGLHIDHK; this is encoded by the coding sequence GTGAAAAAATTTACTCAAGAACAAGTAGATGAACTCAACTCTAAAATAAAAACAACAGAAGAAGCACTTCGATGGGTTTCTGATAACTTACATCCACGAGTTGCTAAAGCATCTAGTTTTGGAGCTGAAGATGCAGTAATTATGGATATCATGCACAAGATTAATCCAAAATTTAGATTCTTTACGTTAGATACTGGGAGATTACCTCAAGAAACCTATGACATTATGGATATTGTGCGAAAAAAATACAACATTACAATCGAGGTTTTGTTTCCTGATACTAAAGAAGTTGAAGACATGGTTAAAGAAAAAGGGATAAATCTTTTCTATGAAAGTGTGGAAAATAGGAAATTATGTTGTGAAATCCGTAAAGTACATCCAATTAACAGAATACTCTCTACATTGGATGGTTGGATTACTGGATTAAGACGTGATCAAACTGAAGTAAGAAAAGATGTTAATATTTTTCAAATTGATCATGGGCATGGTGGAATATTAAAAATTAATCCAATTATAGACTGGACTTGGGAACAAATTCAAGATTATATTAAAAAAAATAATTTACCGTACAATAAACTTCTTGACAAGGGCTATCCAAGTATTGGGTGTGAGCCATGTACCAGAGCAATCAAACCTGGAGAAGACTTGAGAGCAGGGCGTTGGTGGTGGGAACAAGGCGAGCACAAAGAGTGTGGCCTTCATATAGACCATAAATAG
- the sat gene encoding sulfate adenylyltransferase, whose protein sequence is MSDSIKPHGGKLVNRITKSDPSGLYSIQISEDLANDVENIADGIFSPLEGFLEKKDFEHVISKGRLANGLAWTIPIVLDVDESTAAKMKKAGKVLLQNHQGLGIAILHVKDTFTFDKEKTAKGVYGTTDSSHPGVAKTMSMQDYLVGGKIDCIARPEETEIRKYRLTPLQTREAFAKAGWKTIVAFQTRNPPHVAHEMLQKTSITTRDGVFVNPVIGKKKSGDFVDEVIVKCYEVMIKHYYPENRCKLGTLHTEMKYAGPKEAIHHAIMRQNYGCTHIIIGRDHAGVGTFYDPFAAQKIFEDYPELEITPVFFPAFFYCRKCLTYTNPKACPHGDDAKEQISGTKLRQMIDEGKSPSEFILRPEVSKVILDYPHPFVD, encoded by the coding sequence ATGTCTGATTCAATTAAACCACATGGTGGAAAATTGGTAAATAGAATTACCAAATCTGATCCATCTGGATTATACTCTATACAAATTTCTGAAGATCTTGCAAATGATGTTGAAAACATTGCAGATGGAATTTTTAGCCCTTTAGAGGGATTTTTAGAGAAAAAAGACTTTGAACATGTCATATCAAAAGGTAGACTTGCAAACGGTTTGGCTTGGACAATTCCAATAGTTTTAGATGTTGATGAATCAACGGCTGCAAAAATGAAAAAAGCTGGTAAAGTCTTACTACAAAACCATCAAGGATTAGGGATTGCAATCTTACATGTTAAGGATACTTTTACTTTTGATAAAGAAAAAACTGCAAAGGGAGTATATGGAACAACCGACTCTTCTCATCCAGGTGTTGCAAAGACAATGTCTATGCAAGACTATCTAGTTGGTGGAAAAATAGATTGCATTGCAAGACCTGAAGAAACTGAAATCAGAAAATATCGATTAACTCCTCTTCAAACCAGAGAAGCATTTGCAAAAGCAGGATGGAAGACAATTGTGGCTTTTCAAACCAGAAATCCACCGCATGTAGCTCATGAGATGCTTCAAAAAACATCAATTACAACAAGAGATGGTGTATTTGTAAATCCTGTGATTGGTAAGAAAAAGTCTGGCGACTTTGTAGATGAAGTGATTGTAAAATGCTATGAAGTAATGATTAAACATTATTATCCAGAAAACAGATGCAAACTTGGAACACTGCATACTGAAATGAAGTATGCTGGACCAAAAGAAGCAATACACCATGCCATTATGAGACAAAACTATGGATGCACACACATCATAATTGGCAGAGATCATGCTGGAGTAGGAACATTTTATGATCCATTTGCAGCCCAAAAAATCTTTGAAGATTATCCTGAATTAGAAATAACTCCAGTATTTTTCCCAGCATTTTTCTATTGTAGAAAATGTTTGACATACACAAATCCAAAGGCTTGTCCACATGGTGATGATGCAAAAGAGCAAATCAGTGGAACTAAACTGCGACAAATGATTGATGAAGGAAAATCTCCATCTGAGTTTATCTTAAGACCTGAAGTCTCAAAGGTAATTCTAGATTATCCACATCCATTTGTTGATTAG
- a CDS encoding Ig-like domain-containing protein, translating into MINRNIGFVLSTLLLVSSMFFPSLQNVYADDTITISTDTVYATDQVLTNTKIIIQNNAKLEIAFGTTITLQRSSIEIKPGSELIIDGTLLFTTPFHSKQYLLNTGTLNLRCGLYPAPTSAFSYTNFGIGTVIDSACPGNVDKIIIDGNDVSIQIGENATIPVGRDAIILHTLYVAGLIDNFGSVSNQGLVTLDNGKVVNSGTWTNVCDNFDSRGIVSLNGGVFQGNPAKKTTCALPIALPDNYSVDEDGILLVSTLNGVLKNDSDADSPTLLVTLDTILPKFGIVNLNSDGSFEYVPQTDFFGTDKFSYKVDDGTDGFATALVTINVIPSNDPPVANNDSITVNEDSLATNIKTIVLSNDTDPDGDVLTITSAGLTTIPKGLVSVINGQLTYNSNSQFEYLKSGQTGTDSFEYTVSDGQLTSTAIVTVTITGQNDKPVALPDNYSLNQNSVLSISAPGLLANDSDIDGNTLTALFYLQPQSGSVIINSDGSFTYTPNIGFFGTDTMSYIVSDGIINQYGIGVVTFTVIDVIPPIIIVIPISANIELGSSPPSLLSGVTTNDGSPITVTGSVDTNTIGDYVIYYDSTDINGNAAIQQSRTYHVVDTVAPNVPVITSPDDGTSTSDPSQTITGTSEPNSTIEVFVNGASTGTTTANSAGNWSTQISLSEGTNIVTTTAFDGFNTSSPSEPIHIVLDTVAPIIIVIPISANIELGSSPPSLLSGVTTNDGSPITVTGSVDTNTIGDYVIYYDSTDINGNAAIQQSRTYHVVDTVAPNVPVITSPDDGTSTSDPSQTITGTSEPNSTIEVFVNGASTGTTTANSAGNWSTQISLSEGTNIVTTTAFDGFNTSSPSEPIHIVLDTVAPIIIVIPISANIELGSSPPSLLSGVTTNDGSPITVTGSVDTNTIGDYVIYYDSTDINGNAAIQQSRTYHVVDTVAPNVPVITSPDDGTSTSDPSQTITGTSEPNSTIEVFVNGASTGTTTANSAGNWSTQISLSEGTNIVTTTAFDGFNTSSPSEPIHIVLDTVAPNVPVITSPDDGTSTSDPSQTITGTSEPNSTIEVFVNGASTGTTTANSAGNWSTQISLSEGTNIVTTTAFDGFNTSSPSEPIHITLTVVNSLLQQKLALIEQLENLINSAQDDKTKKELKKTIKELRKGADSKLYSQDGNSFLDKKNAIKALKYDKQGIKHLVNIYHKGHESNSFKSELAEITIELLRIDKQLIINTYIGTHNLREGTLENFISSLRYVDAETNSEFDDDLSEYDDNMIENFGQSWNKIIHDKDAKKLVKEKMSWKEFVDKLKSEGKWDKAEEKAEKKAQKAEEKAEKKTPKK; encoded by the coding sequence GTGATTAATAGAAATATTGGATTTGTTTTATCTACACTTTTGCTTGTTAGTTCTATGTTTTTCCCTTCTCTTCAAAATGTATATGCCGATGATACGATTACAATTTCTACAGATACTGTTTATGCTACTGATCAAGTTTTAACTAACACTAAAATAATTATTCAAAATAATGCAAAACTGGAAATTGCATTTGGAACTACAATTACATTGCAAAGATCTAGTATAGAGATTAAACCTGGTAGTGAACTCATAATTGATGGAACACTTTTGTTTACTACACCATTTCATAGTAAACAATATTTGTTAAATACAGGTACACTAAATTTACGATGTGGACTTTATCCAGCTCCCACAAGTGCATTTAGTTATACAAATTTTGGAATAGGAACTGTGATAGATTCAGCATGTCCGGGTAATGTAGATAAAATAATTATTGATGGTAATGATGTTAGCATACAAATTGGAGAAAATGCAACAATCCCTGTTGGTAGAGATGCAATTATACTGCATACACTTTATGTAGCTGGATTAATTGATAATTTTGGTTCTGTCTCAAATCAAGGATTAGTAACTTTGGATAATGGTAAAGTTGTAAATTCTGGAACATGGACTAATGTATGCGATAATTTTGATTCTAGAGGTATTGTATCGTTAAATGGTGGAGTTTTTCAAGGAAATCCTGCAAAAAAAACTACTTGTGCATTACCAATAGCTTTACCAGATAATTATTCTGTAGATGAAGATGGAATTCTTTTAGTCTCTACACTAAATGGAGTCCTAAAAAATGATAGTGATGCAGATAGTCCAACTCTTTTAGTTACCTTGGATACTATTTTACCGAAATTCGGCATTGTTAATCTTAATTCAGATGGAAGTTTTGAATATGTTCCACAAACTGACTTTTTTGGAACTGATAAATTTTCATATAAAGTAGATGATGGAACTGATGGATTTGCTACAGCACTTGTTACAATTAATGTAATTCCTTCAAATGATCCACCAGTTGCAAATAATGATAGCATAACTGTGAATGAAGATTCATTGGCAACAAACATCAAAACTATCGTATTAAGTAATGATACAGATCCTGATGGCGATGTTTTAACAATAACTAGTGCAGGACTAACAACAATTCCTAAGGGACTTGTATCTGTTATAAATGGTCAATTAACTTATAACTCAAATTCACAATTTGAGTATCTTAAATCAGGACAAACAGGTACTGATTCATTTGAGTATACTGTTTCAGATGGACAATTGACTTCAACTGCTATAGTTACAGTGACAATAACTGGTCAAAATGATAAGCCTGTAGCTTTACCAGATAATTATTCACTTAATCAAAATAGTGTATTATCTATCAGTGCTCCTGGATTGTTAGCTAACGATAGTGATATTGATGGCAATACTCTCACTGCACTTTTTTATCTCCAACCACAATCAGGATCTGTTATAATTAATTCCGATGGTAGTTTTACTTATACTCCAAACATTGGTTTCTTTGGAACAGACACCATGTCGTATATTGTTTCTGATGGTATAATTAATCAATATGGAATAGGTGTTGTTACTTTTACAGTTATAGACGTAATTCCTCCTATCATTATAGTAATTCCAATATCTGCTAACATTGAACTTGGTTCATCTCCACCCAGTCTCTTAAGCGGTGTAACCACAAACGATGGATCACCTATAACTGTCACTGGTTCTGTAGATACTAACACAATAGGTGATTATGTAATCTATTATGATTCAACTGATATCAATGGTAATGCTGCAATTCAACAAAGTAGAACATATCATGTTGTAGACACTGTTGCACCTAATGTGCCAGTAATTACATCTCCTGATGACGGTACATCCACATCTGATCCATCCCAAACAATTACAGGCACTTCTGAACCAAACTCTACAATTGAAGTGTTTGTTAATGGTGCATCAACAGGTACAACAACAGCTAATTCTGCTGGAAACTGGTCCACTCAAATATCATTATCTGAAGGAACAAACATAGTTACTACAACTGCATTTGACGGTTTTAACACATCATCACCAAGTGAGCCAATTCATATCGTACTTGACACTGTTGCACCTATCATTATAGTAATTCCAATATCTGCTAACATTGAACTTGGTTCATCTCCACCCAGTCTCTTAAGCGGTGTAACCACAAACGATGGATCACCTATAACTGTCACTGGTTCTGTAGATACTAACACAATAGGTGATTATGTAATCTATTATGATTCAACTGATATCAATGGTAATGCTGCAATTCAACAAAGTAGAACATATCATGTTGTAGACACTGTTGCACCTAATGTGCCAGTAATTACATCTCCTGATGACGGTACATCCACATCTGATCCATCCCAAACAATTACAGGCACTTCTGAACCAAACTCTACAATTGAAGTGTTTGTTAATGGTGCATCAACAGGTACAACAACAGCTAATTCTGCTGGAAACTGGTCCACTCAAATATCATTATCTGAAGGAACAAACATAGTTACTACAACTGCATTTGACGGTTTTAACACATCATCACCAAGTGAGCCAATTCATATCGTACTTGACACTGTTGCACCTATCATTATAGTAATTCCAATATCTGCTAACATTGAACTTGGTTCATCTCCACCCAGTCTCTTAAGCGGTGTAACCACAAACGATGGATCACCTATAACTGTCACTGGTTCTGTAGATACTAACACAATAGGTGATTATGTAATCTATTATGATTCAACTGATATCAATGGTAATGCTGCAATTCAACAAAGTAGAACATATCATGTTGTAGACACTGTTGCACCTAATGTGCCAGTAATTACATCTCCTGATGACGGTACATCCACATCTGATCCATCCCAAACAATTACAGGCACTTCTGAACCAAACTCTACAATTGAAGTGTTTGTTAATGGTGCATCAACAGGTACAACAACAGCTAATTCTGCTGGAAACTGGTCCACTCAAATATCATTATCTGAAGGAACAAACATAGTTACTACAACTGCATTTGACGGTTTTAACACATCATCACCAAGTGAGCCAATTCATATCGTACTTGACACTGTTGCACCTAATGTGCCAGTAATTACATCTCCTGATGACGGTACATCCACATCTGATCCATCCCAAACAATTACAGGCACTTCTGAACCAAACTCTACAATTGAAGTGTTTGTTAATGGTGCATCAACAGGTACAACAACAGCTAATTCTGCTGGAAACTGGTCCACTCAAATATCATTATCTGAAGGAACAAACATAGTTACTACAACTGCATTTGACGGTTTTAACACATCATCACCAAGTGAACCAATTCATATTACACTAACAGTTGTAAACTCACTTCTTCAACAAAAACTAGCCTTAATTGAACAATTAGAAAATTTGATTAATTCAGCTCAAGATGATAAAACCAAAAAAGAACTTAAAAAAACAATTAAAGAACTTAGAAAAGGAGCTGATTCAAAACTTTATTCTCAAGATGGAAACAGCTTTTTAGATAAAAAGAATGCAATAAAGGCTCTCAAATATGACAAACAAGGAATTAAACATCTAGTAAATATTTACCATAAAGGACACGAATCTAATTCATTCAAATCTGAATTAGCAGAAATTACTATTGAACTACTAAGAATTGACAAACAGCTAATCATCAACACTTACATTGGTACTCATAACTTACGTGAAGGAACTCTAGAAAACTTCATAAGTTCATTACGATATGTTGATGCCGAAACTAATTCTGAATTTGATGATGATCTTTCAGAATATGATGACAATATGATTGAAAACTTTGGTCAATCATGGAATAAAATAATACATGATAAAGACGCCAAAAAATTAGTTAAAGAAAAAATGTCATGGAAAGAATTTGTTGATAAATTAAAATCTGAAGGAAAATGGGATAAGGCAGAAGAAAAAGCAGAAAAGAAGGCACAAAAGGCAGAAGAAAAAGCAGAAAAGAAAACACCTAAGAAATAA
- a CDS encoding aconitase X swivel domain-containing protein — MKILVKGKVEGIILKSNMPINFLGTVDKNTGIISDKNHELFNKSIKNSMLVFPSGVGSSVGAYTIYSIKTNNTAPSAMICQKADLTVASGCALSNIPLVIVSDEEFASFQNGQRISLDTESKNPISIIQ; from the coding sequence TTGAAAATTCTTGTTAAAGGTAAAGTAGAAGGAATCATATTAAAATCAAATATGCCAATTAATTTTTTAGGAACAGTAGACAAGAATACAGGAATTATTAGTGATAAAAATCATGAATTATTTAATAAATCTATTAAAAATTCAATGCTAGTATTTCCATCAGGAGTAGGTAGTAGTGTAGGTGCATATACAATCTATTCAATAAAAACCAACAATACAGCACCTTCTGCAATGATTTGTCAGAAAGCTGATCTTACAGTTGCAAGTGGTTGTGCATTATCAAATATTCCACTTGTGATAGTTTCTGATGAAGAGTTTGCATCATTTCAAAACGGCCAAAGAATTTCTTTAGATACAGAATCTAAAAATCCAATATCAATTATTCAATAA
- a CDS encoding aconitase X: MELTREEESALKGEQGEIMQMAYRILVATGEAVDAEKLVPIEWAHLSGVNYNTIGDAGEEFLSNISKNARVKVRTTLNPMGFDIDNVENYNLDKNFISKQLSIKNSYETMGVTPSFSCIPYEIFDIPKEGTQVAFAESNAAIHANSYDNLKTNKESAFSALASAITGKSPYSSLRKDDSPNITIRMKVKNPNELTYGMLGFFAGKVGDTSVNISGLEDMDKRQCKAMCGGMGTSGTCAKFLFGDGDANCEKVDFDEKEMQNIHDELNTSEKGDLITLGSPQLGLEEISDLVGKLKGRSFTKRCMIFCPRTVKEQARKIGYINELERAGCEILSDCCTCLTPLITKNDVDAVTTNSIKGAFYLKNSNGVDVNLKSLSQIIEDETN, translated from the coding sequence GTGGAATTAACTAGAGAGGAAGAATCTGCTCTAAAAGGCGAACAAGGTGAAATAATGCAGATGGCATATAGAATTTTGGTAGCTACAGGTGAAGCAGTTGATGCAGAAAAACTAGTACCAATAGAGTGGGCACATCTATCAGGAGTCAACTACAATACGATTGGAGATGCAGGTGAGGAATTTCTCTCAAATATAAGTAAGAATGCCAGAGTTAAAGTAAGAACAACTCTAAACCCTATGGGGTTTGATATTGACAATGTTGAAAATTACAATTTAGATAAAAATTTCATTTCAAAACAATTATCAATTAAAAATTCTTATGAAACAATGGGTGTTACTCCTTCCTTTTCATGTATTCCTTACGAGATTTTTGATATTCCAAAAGAAGGAACTCAAGTAGCGTTTGCAGAAAGTAATGCTGCAATTCATGCAAACTCGTATGACAATCTTAAGACAAACAAAGAAAGTGCGTTTAGTGCACTTGCGAGTGCAATTACAGGAAAAAGTCCATACTCTTCATTACGAAAAGATGATTCTCCAAATATCACTATAAGAATGAAAGTGAAAAATCCAAACGAGTTAACATATGGTATGCTTGGATTTTTTGCTGGAAAGGTTGGTGATACTTCTGTAAATATTTCAGGTCTTGAAGATATGGACAAAAGACAGTGTAAAGCAATGTGTGGAGGAATGGGAACTTCTGGAACTTGCGCCAAGTTTCTTTTTGGAGATGGAGATGCTAATTGTGAAAAAGTTGATTTTGATGAAAAGGAAATGCAAAATATTCATGACGAGTTAAACACATCTGAAAAAGGTGATTTAATTACACTTGGTAGTCCTCAATTAGGTTTAGAAGAAATATCTGATCTTGTTGGTAAGTTAAAAGGTAGATCATTTACAAAAAGATGCATGATTTTCTGTCCAAGAACTGTCAAGGAGCAAGCAAGGAAGATAGGATACATAAATGAATTAGAGCGTGCAGGGTGTGAAATTCTTTCTGATTGTTGTACATGTTTAACTCCACTTATTACCAAAAATGATGTAGATGCTGTAACTACAAATAGTATCAAGGGAGCATTTTATCTAAAAAATTCAAATGGTGTAGATGTAAATCTAAAATCACTGTCACAAATAATTGAAGATGAAACGAATTGA
- a CDS encoding endonuclease III domain-containing protein, whose product MNMEKIIHGMMSTMNSVKPPRMTALRELHEAETGNFSILIGTILSARTKDETTTKAVKMLFSKYKTPKELANAKVKDIEKIIRSIGFYHVKSRRIIEVSKIIDSKYSGIVPDTLDELIQLPGVGRKTANCVLVYAFDKPAIPVDIHVHRISNRLGLVNTKSPEETELVLMKKIPKKYWIKINDTFVMYGQNICKPINPMCNVCKIKKNCKYYIENNI is encoded by the coding sequence ATGAACATGGAAAAAATTATTCATGGAATGATGTCTACTATGAATTCTGTAAAACCACCAAGAATGACTGCTTTGCGAGAATTACATGAGGCCGAAACAGGAAATTTTAGTATTTTAATTGGAACAATATTATCTGCACGAACAAAGGACGAAACTACCACTAAAGCAGTAAAGATGCTATTTTCAAAGTACAAAACTCCAAAGGAGCTAGCTAATGCCAAAGTAAAAGATATTGAAAAAATAATTAGATCCATCGGATTTTATCATGTAAAATCCAGAAGAATCATCGAAGTCTCAAAAATTATAGATTCAAAGTATAGTGGAATAGTTCCTGATACACTTGATGAATTAATCCAACTTCCTGGAGTAGGAAGAAAAACAGCAAACTGTGTATTAGTATACGCATTTGATAAGCCTGCAATTCCTGTTGACATTCATGTACATAGAATATCTAATAGATTGGGATTAGTAAATACAAAATCTCCTGAGGAAACTGAACTAGTATTAATGAAAAAAATTCCAAAAAAATACTGGATTAAAATTAATGATACTTTTGTAATGTATGGACAAAATATCTGCAAACCTATTAATCCAATGTGTAATGTTTGTAAAATTAAAAAAAATTGCAAGTATTATATAGAAAATAATATTTAA
- a CDS encoding Snf7 family protein gives MPNFDKTWARQETPGVTDKLRETIKPQGALKPRIQTAVNKLQVQISKMDSMLGKLRERDAQLFQRVVTAMQQHDTSTSRVLSNELAEIRKVTKMLGNARMSLEQVQLRLTTIHDLGDAMVAIGPAMSTMKGLKSSLGRFMPEADSELNSMTQTLNGLMMDSLAGDSFSMETGASSEETERILQEASAVAEQQIGDKFPSVPTSTGLSSQSSTSTY, from the coding sequence ATGCCAAACTTCGATAAAACTTGGGCTCGACAAGAGACACCAGGTGTAACCGATAAACTCCGTGAGACTATAAAACCTCAAGGTGCATTAAAACCACGAATCCAAACGGCAGTAAACAAACTACAAGTCCAGATATCAAAAATGGACTCGATGCTTGGAAAACTACGTGAAAGAGACGCGCAACTCTTCCAAAGAGTCGTGACTGCAATGCAACAACATGATACCAGTACAAGCAGAGTTTTGTCAAACGAATTAGCTGAAATTCGTAAGGTTACAAAGATGCTCGGCAATGCAAGAATGTCATTGGAACAAGTCCAATTAAGACTGACAACTATTCATGATCTAGGCGATGCTATGGTAGCAATCGGCCCAGCGATGTCTACAATGAAGGGATTGAAGTCATCACTAGGAAGATTTATGCCTGAAGCAGACTCAGAATTGAATTCCATGACACAGACACTCAATGGTCTAATGATGGACTCCTTGGCAGGAGACTCATTTAGCATGGAGACTGGCGCTTCAAGTGAGGAAACCGAAAGAATTCTTCAAGAAGCATCTGCAGTAGCAGAGCAACAGATTGGAGATAAATTCCCATCTGTACCAACTTCAACTGGACTATCGTCTCAATCTTCAACTTCTACATATTAG
- a CDS encoding glutamate racemase → MVRIVVFDSGLGSLSIITAIQKICKSEIIYFADQKNFPYGKKSKKELELIIKKTLNLLEEKFSPDLIVMASNTPSLMVKTKNKKIIKVYPPLREAMNLSKTKNIALLGTKTVVASKSLSNYIKKFNFPKVNKIYKINSSLLVNLVESNKFITNKLISRKIIKKILNNILKNKIDVATLSSTHLSFLKPLLELEFPEVKFVDPSYIVAHKVLANIENNNSKKNTLKIFTSGNVKQFQNNLIKLGIKNKVNFLST, encoded by the coding sequence ATGGTTAGAATTGTAGTTTTTGATTCTGGATTAGGCTCGTTATCAATAATTACTGCAATACAAAAAATCTGCAAATCAGAGATTATCTACTTTGCAGACCAGAAAAATTTTCCTTATGGGAAAAAATCTAAAAAAGAATTAGAATTGATAATTAAAAAAACTTTGAATCTATTAGAAGAAAAATTTTCCCCAGATCTAATTGTAATGGCATCAAATACACCAAGTTTAATGGTAAAAACTAAAAATAAAAAAATAATCAAAGTATATCCTCCTCTTAGAGAAGCTATGAATCTTTCTAAGACAAAAAATATTGCACTACTTGGAACAAAAACTGTTGTTGCAAGTAAGAGCTTATCAAATTATATAAAAAAATTTAATTTTCCTAAAGTTAATAAAATTTACAAAATAAATTCTTCATTACTTGTTAATCTTGTAGAATCAAATAAATTCATCACAAATAAATTAATCAGTAGAAAGATTATTAAAAAAATTCTTAATAACATTTTAAAAAACAAAATAGATGTAGCTACTTTATCAAGCACCCACTTATCTTTTTTAAAACCATTATTAGAGTTAGAATTTCCAGAAGTAAAGTTTGTTGATCCTTCTTATATCGTAGCACACAAAGTACTTGCAAACATTGAAAACAATAACTCCAAGAAAAATACCCTTAAGATTTTTACGTCTGGAAACGTAAAACAATTCCAGAATAATTTAATTAAACTTGGGATAAAGAATAAAGTTAATTTCTTGTCTACTTGA
- the cobM gene encoding precorrin-4 C(11)-methyltransferase has translation MSRVYFVGCGPGDPELITVKAKKLIQKADIVVYSGSLIPPPILKLCKKGKLHDASGLVREEIFDLLYNNSKNNKLVVRLHDGDPSIYGAIKEQIDNLEQKGIESIVIPGITAFLASAAALGTQLTLPGVTQTIIVTRAESRTKVPKREKISELAKHKATLIFYLSVHLLSNIVKESIAGGYKKSTPVAVIYRASWDDQKIIKGTLDDIVKKVRDEKITRTAIVIISDVIDPKTYEYSKLYDKKFSHGYRKAKVK, from the coding sequence GTGTCTAGAGTATATTTTGTTGGATGTGGTCCAGGAGATCCAGAACTAATAACGGTTAAAGCCAAAAAATTAATTCAAAAAGCAGACATTGTAGTTTATTCCGGTTCACTGATTCCTCCTCCAATTCTTAAATTATGCAAAAAAGGCAAATTACATGATGCGTCTGGGTTAGTAAGAGAAGAAATTTTTGATCTACTTTACAATAACTCAAAGAACAACAAGCTAGTCGTCAGATTACATGATGGTGATCCATCAATTTATGGAGCAATCAAGGAGCAAATAGATAATTTAGAACAAAAAGGAATTGAATCGATAGTCATTCCAGGTATTACTGCATTTTTAGCATCAGCTGCTGCACTTGGAACACAATTAACACTTCCGGGAGTAACTCAAACAATTATTGTTACAAGAGCAGAGTCTAGAACAAAAGTTCCAAAACGAGAAAAAATTTCAGAGCTTGCAAAACACAAAGCGACTTTGATTTTTTATCTTAGTGTTCATTTACTTTCAAATATTGTAAAAGAATCAATTGCAGGCGGGTACAAGAAATCAACGCCTGTTGCTGTAATTTATAGAGCAAGTTGGGATGATCAAAAAATTATCAAAGGAACACTTGATGATATTGTAAAAAAAGTAAGAGATGAAAAAATAACAAGAACTGCAATTGTAATTATTAGTGATGTAATTGATCCTAAAACATATGAATATTCAAAATTATATGATAAGAAATTTAGTCATGGATATCGAAAGGCTAAAGTCAAGTAG